The segment TGCCATCTCACTTTTGCGGGGCAAGGAAAAGTTGACGCCTTCTGCGTTGTTTATGCCCGCGTTCTCCATGTCAGAGATGATGCTTGGGCCTTCCCTTGTGAAGTCTACTCGGATTTTCTCGAAGCCACCCCAGCGGTCCTGAACTGCTTTAATGTAACCCAAAACGTGAGCATACTTTGTCGGCTGCTGAAACACCTTCAAATGCCTAAGCAGAAGCCTATCATTCACCCGCTCAACAACCGAGAACACACAATAGTCTCTTGTCTGCGCCAAGTCTAAGCCACCGAAGAACTCGCCTTCACAGCTATCTTCTGGATTGAATTCTTGCAGGTCTTCCCCGCAATTCTTCACCGTGCCCACACACGAAACAATCAGGCTTTGGGCAAGCCAAACGTCTTCGTCTTCAGCCCACTCTGCCTCCATTTCACGGCGCCATCTTGCTGGGTCATCTCCAAACTGGCGTTTAATGCGCGCAATCATTTCTGGGCTCAGCGGGCCATTGGGCGCCAAAGCTTTCTCCCAAGTGAAGTGATGTCTTGCAAAATCCGAGTAGTCTCGGTGATTGCACATTTTCCAAAATAGGGCATCCGTGTTAAACGGCGTACTGCTAGCAATCAGTTTACCATTGGTTGTTCCCAAAGTGAATAAAATTGCGTCATACAGGTCTTCATCGTTTGAGGTGAAATTGGTTTCATCCCACCAAATCCGGTGAAACGTGTTACCTCTAATAGTATCGGGATTATTAGGAAAAGCCTCAATTACTGAGCCATTGGGCAAAGTTATTCTGGTTTTCTGCACATGTAAGCCTTGCTGGGGAAGGCTGCGACAAAAGCTGGCTACACGCCTTATGTTGAGTTTAGTTTGACGCCAACTAGGTCCAATGAACCCAATGTTCAGGTCTTTATTCTCATAAGCATCCTGCAAAAGCAAGCCACCTATGCTAGTGCTTTTTCCCGTTTGCCTCGGCCATCGTACAGCCAAAAACTGGTTGTTTCGGTAAAGTTCCGCTAATTCCATCTGGTAAGTAAACGGCTTGAGCCTGCAGACTTCAACGAAAAACCTTGCGGTGTCGCCCTTCACAGAATTAACCTCTGCAGCTTTCGCTGCGTCAACAGCCATAGCCTCTTCCCGTATCTGCATGCGCAAGGCGAATGCGTCAGTTGCGTGCCACGTTCTGGGACTTTGCCTTCTCCTCTGCAAGCCTCTGCTTCAACTCCAAAACCTCAGCCTCAAAACCACGGTAATCCAAGTAATCCGCGAAAAGTTCCTTGTAGATCTTTACGCCCTGAATTATGCTCCGCAAACGCAAAGTCTCTGCCTGTTCGAGCCCTGGCTGATCCAACGCCTTCAATGCTGCGCTTAGCACTTTCAGCTGTTCTTCGATGCTGGGAAGCTCCGAGGGCAAAACTAAACTGGTAGTAGTAGTCCTTTGTGATTCAGAGTGGACGACTACTTCTAACCCTAGACGCGCAATTTTCTTTCTTATGCAATCCCTAGTTTTGCCCATAGCTTTCGCTATTACCCGCACAGATTTGTTTGCCTGCAGTAGTATCTGCAGCTGCTTCTCTTCTTCAACTGTCCAAGGCTTTCCCTTCATTTTCAAACTTCACCTTTAAACTGAAATAGTGCTTTCTGCCACGCGTCTCCTTAGCTGCAATTCCCCTGCCCACCAACTCGTTAAGAAGCATACTTTCATGCGCACGCTTGCAACCCGTAACCGCAGCAACCTCTCCAGCTAAAGCGGGTCTCCCAAACTTCGACAAAGCAGAAATAGTGGGCAGAAAACGATGCGATACCTGCACTTGCACCTGAGGCAACGCGGTTACTTTCGCATCGATGATGTCCAGCTTCTTTAGGACTTTGTCGAAGTAGGCTCTTTCCTCGTAGTGCCTCACGCTTTCCCCTCACCGCTTGACGCCACGTTGACGTTGATTTTGGCTTTCCAATATGCCAAAAGCGCCACTCCAACAGA is part of the Candidatus Bathyarchaeota archaeon genome and harbors:
- a CDS encoding terminase family protein; this translates as MQRRRQSPRTWHATDAFALRMQIREEAMAVDAAKAAEVNSVKGDTARFFVEVCRLKPFTYQMELAELYRNNQFLAVRWPRQTGKSTSIGGLLLQDAYENKDLNIGFIGPSWRQTKLNIRRVASFCRSLPQQGLHVQKTRITLPNGSVIEAFPNNPDTIRGNTFHRIWWDETNFTSNDEDLYDAILFTLGTTNGKLIASSTPFNTDALFWKMCNHRDYSDFARHHFTWEKALAPNGPLSPEMIARIKRQFGDDPARWRREMEAEWAEDEDVWLAQSLIVSCVGTVKNCGEDLQEFNPEDSCEGEFFGGLDLAQTRDYCVFSVVERVNDRLLLRHLKVFQQPTKYAHVLGYIKAVQDRWGGFEKIRVDFTREGPSIISDMENAGINNAEGVNFSLPRKSEMASLLKQRMMDQRLFYPLLNWERPYRGDICTELNVERYELRKDGAVGFSHPNGTHDDVFWSIALSVYATVTMAPEPFLAILPRIAKRRI